The following coding sequences lie in one Apium graveolens cultivar Ventura chromosome 3, ASM990537v1, whole genome shotgun sequence genomic window:
- the LOC141714255 gene encoding putative mannan endo-1,4-beta-mannosidase 9, which yields MDNDALKYVQQVMDILAVTIDEDSGNIWDIHRFQTRGVEARSGKSIHGNNFVKTSQTHFVLNGKPFYFNGFNSYWLMYMASDPSTKEKVSTTFQQASMHGMNVARTWAFSDGGSRPLQSSPGVYNEEMFKGLDFVVAEAKKNGVYLILSLVNNWDDYGGRKQYVQWARDQGQYMNDDDFFSNPVAKESYKNHIKAVLTRVNTVTGVAYKDDPTIFAWELMNEPRCQSDLSGRLLQGWIAEMATYVKSIDRNHLLEVGLEGFYGESMPEQKQYNPGYEVGTDFITNNQIPQIDFSTIHLYPDQWVPGANEQGQADFVNKWVESHIEVSKTVLKKPILVTEFGKSSRSSGYNVGARDAYLGNMYDAVYRCARAGGPCGGAVFWQVMAKGMEVWGDGYEVMLEQSPSTVAVITQQSQRLSALTK from the exons ATGGACAATGATGCGCTTAAGTATGTGCAGCAAGTCATGGATATACTTGCGGTTACGATTGACGAAGATAGTGGTAACATATGGGATATCCACCG GTTTCAAACTAGAGGTGTTGAAGCTCGCAGTGGGAAGAGCATTCATGGCAATAATTTTGTCAAAACGAGCCAAACTCATTTCGTGCTTAATGGAAAGCCCTTTTATTTCAATGGTTTTAATTCGTATTGGTTGATGTATATGGCATCCGATCCATCTACAAAGGAGAAAGTGAGTACTACTTTCCAACAAGCTTCCATGCATGGCATGAATGTTGCAAGAACTTGGGCTTTTAGCGACGGAGGATCCCGACCATTGCAGTCCTCTCCTGGTGTCTACAATGAGGAAATGTTCAAG GGTTTGGATTTCGTAGTAGCAGAAGCCAAGAAGAATGGAGTGTATCTGATACTAAGCCTGGTAAATAACTGGGATGATTATGGAGGACGAAAACAGTATGTTCAGTGGGCAAGAGACCAAGGCCAATACATGAACGATGATGACTTTTTCAGCAACCCGGTGGCTAAGGAATCCTATAAAAATCACATCAAG GCTGTGCTAACACGAGTGAACACAGTAACTGGGGTAGCATACAAAGACGATCCCACCATTTTTGCATGGGAGCTGATGAATGAACCTCGTTGCCAGTCTGATCTCTCTGGTAGACTTTTGCAG GGCTGGATAGCTGAAATGGCAACCTATGTAAAATCAATCGACAGAAATCATCTTCTTGAAGTAGGTCTTGAAGGATTCTACGGTGAATCCATGCCTGAACAAAAACAATACAATCCCGGTTACGAAGTTGGCACCGATTTTATCACCAATAATCAGATTCCCCAAATTGATTTTTCGACCATTCATCTCTACCCTGACCAATG GGTTCCAGGAGCAAATGAGCAAGGGCAAGCGGACTTTGTGAATAAATGGGTAGAATCACATATTGAGGTCTCAAAGACAGTGCTAAAGAAGCCAATATTAGTGACCGAGTTTGGAAAATCGTCACGATCATCAGGGTACAACGTTGGTGCCCGAGACGCGTACCTGGGAAACATGTACGATGCAGTGTATAGATGTGCAAGAGCTGGTGGACCGTGTGGTGGAGCAGTGTTTTGGCAAGTGATGGCAAAAGGAATGGAGGTATGGGGAGATGGTTATGAGGTTATGTTGGAGCAAAGCCCTTCAACTGTTGCTGTCATTACTCAACAATCTCAACGCCTCTCGGCTCTTACCAAATGA